From a single Loxodonta africana isolate mLoxAfr1 chromosome 9, mLoxAfr1.hap2, whole genome shotgun sequence genomic region:
- the XPA gene encoding DNA repair protein complementing XP-A cells isoform X3, giving the protein MASSERASLETVALEQPAELPASVRAGIERKRQRALMLRQARLAARPYPATAAAATGGVVNVKANPKVIDTGGGFILEEEEEEEHKIGKVVHLPGPVMEFDYTICEECGKEFMDSYLMNHFDLATCDNCRDADDKHKLITKTEAKQEYLLKECDLEKREPALKFIVKKNPHHSQWGDMKLYLKLQIVKRSLEVWGSQEALEAAKEVRQENREKMKQKKFDKKVKEVGGYVPVLLARPQRAESEVDTVEIRNKEFTLQLPKKAQNREE; this is encoded by the exons ATGGCGTCCTCCGAGAGAGCTTCGCTGGAGACAGTGGCTTTAGAACAGCCGGCGGAGCTGCCTGCCTCCGTGCGGGCGGGCATCGAGCGGAAGCGGCAGCGGGCGCTGATGCTGCGCCAGGCCCGGCTGGCCGCCCGGCCCTACCCGGCGACGGCGGCAGCGGCTACTGGAG gtgTGGTGAATGTAAAAGCAAACCCGAAGGTAATTGACACAGGAGGAGGCTTCATtttagaagaggaagaagaagaggaacATAAAATTGGAAAAGTTGTTCATCTACCAG GACCTGTTATGGAATTTGATTATACAATATGTGAAGAATGTGGGAAAGAATTTATGGATTCTTATCTCATGAACCACTTTGATTTAGCAACTTGTGATAACTGCAG AGATGCTGATGATAAACACAAGCTTATAACCAAAACAGAAGCAAAACAAGAATATCTTCTGAAAGAGTGTGATCTAGAAAAGAGAGAACCAGCTCTTAAATTTATTGTGAAGAAGAACCCTCACCATTCACAGTGGGGCGATATGAAACTCTACTTAAAATTACAG ATTGTGAAGAGGTCTCTAGAGGTTTGGGGTAGTCAGGAAGCATTAGAAGCAGCAAAGGAAGTTCGACAGGAAAATcgggaaaaaatgaaacagaagaagTTTGATAAAAAAGTAAAAG AGGTTGGTGGATATGTTCCTGTCCTCCTGGCTAGGCCACAAAGGGCTGAGAGTGAAGTAGACACTGTAGAGATTAGAAACAAGGAGTTTACTCTGCAGCTTCCTAAGAAGGCTCAGAACAGAGAGGAATAA
- the XPA gene encoding DNA repair protein complementing XP-A cells isoform X2, whose amino-acid sequence MASSERASLETVALEQPAELPASVRAGIERKRQRALMLRQARLAARPYPATAAAATGGVVNVKANPKVIDTGGGFILEEEEEEEHKIGKVVHLPGPVMEFDYTICEECGKEFMDSYLMNHFDLATCDNCRDADDKHKLITKTEAKQEYLLKECDLEKREPALKFIVKKNPHHSQWGDMKLYLKLQIVKRSLEVWGSQEALEAAKEVRQENREKMKQKKFDKKVKELRRAIRSSVWKRETAAHQHEYGPEENVEDDMYRKTCTVCGHELTYEKM is encoded by the exons ATGGCGTCCTCCGAGAGAGCTTCGCTGGAGACAGTGGCTTTAGAACAGCCGGCGGAGCTGCCTGCCTCCGTGCGGGCGGGCATCGAGCGGAAGCGGCAGCGGGCGCTGATGCTGCGCCAGGCCCGGCTGGCCGCCCGGCCCTACCCGGCGACGGCGGCAGCGGCTACTGGAG gtgTGGTGAATGTAAAAGCAAACCCGAAGGTAATTGACACAGGAGGAGGCTTCATtttagaagaggaagaagaagaggaacATAAAATTGGAAAAGTTGTTCATCTACCAG GACCTGTTATGGAATTTGATTATACAATATGTGAAGAATGTGGGAAAGAATTTATGGATTCTTATCTCATGAACCACTTTGATTTAGCAACTTGTGATAACTGCAG AGATGCTGATGATAAACACAAGCTTATAACCAAAACAGAAGCAAAACAAGAATATCTTCTGAAAGAGTGTGATCTAGAAAAGAGAGAACCAGCTCTTAAATTTATTGTGAAGAAGAACCCTCACCATTCACAGTGGGGCGATATGAAACTCTACTTAAAATTACAG ATTGTGAAGAGGTCTCTAGAGGTTTGGGGTAGTCAGGAAGCATTAGAAGCAGCAAAGGAAGTTCGACAGGAAAATcgggaaaaaatgaaacagaagaagTTTGATAAAAAAGTAAAAG aaTTGCGGCGAGCAATAAGAAGCAGTGTGTGGAAAAGGGAAACAGCTGCACATCAGCATGAGTATGGACCAGAAGAAAATGTAGAAGATGACATGTACCGAAAGACTTGTACTGTGTGTGGCCATGAACTGACTTATGAGAAAATGTAA
- the XPA gene encoding DNA repair protein complementing XP-A cells isoform X1: MASSERASLETVALEQPAELPASVRAGIERKRQRALMLRQARLAARPYPATAAAATGGVVNVKANPKVIDTGGGFILEEEEEEEHKIGKVVHLPGPVMEFDYTICEECGKEFMDSYLMNHFDLATCDNCRDADDKHKLITKTEAKQEYLLKECDLEKREPALKFIVKKNPHHSQWGDMKLYLKLQIVKRSLEVWGSQEALEAAKEVRQENREKMKQKKFDKKVKELRRAIRSSVWKRETAAHQHEYGPEENVEDDMYRKTCTVCGHELTYEKIFSSVENGS; encoded by the exons ATGGCGTCCTCCGAGAGAGCTTCGCTGGAGACAGTGGCTTTAGAACAGCCGGCGGAGCTGCCTGCCTCCGTGCGGGCGGGCATCGAGCGGAAGCGGCAGCGGGCGCTGATGCTGCGCCAGGCCCGGCTGGCCGCCCGGCCCTACCCGGCGACGGCGGCAGCGGCTACTGGAG gtgTGGTGAATGTAAAAGCAAACCCGAAGGTAATTGACACAGGAGGAGGCTTCATtttagaagaggaagaagaagaggaacATAAAATTGGAAAAGTTGTTCATCTACCAG GACCTGTTATGGAATTTGATTATACAATATGTGAAGAATGTGGGAAAGAATTTATGGATTCTTATCTCATGAACCACTTTGATTTAGCAACTTGTGATAACTGCAG AGATGCTGATGATAAACACAAGCTTATAACCAAAACAGAAGCAAAACAAGAATATCTTCTGAAAGAGTGTGATCTAGAAAAGAGAGAACCAGCTCTTAAATTTATTGTGAAGAAGAACCCTCACCATTCACAGTGGGGCGATATGAAACTCTACTTAAAATTACAG ATTGTGAAGAGGTCTCTAGAGGTTTGGGGTAGTCAGGAAGCATTAGAAGCAGCAAAGGAAGTTCGACAGGAAAATcgggaaaaaatgaaacagaagaagTTTGATAAAAAAGTAAAAG aaTTGCGGCGAGCAATAAGAAGCAGTGTGTGGAAAAGGGAAACAGCTGCACATCAGCATGAGTATGGACCAGAAGAAAATGTAGAAGATGACATGTACCGAAAGACTTGTACTGTGTGTGGCCATGAACTGACTTATGAGAAAAT ATTCTCCAGCGTAGAAAATGGCAGTTAG